The following are from one region of the Nymphaea colorata isolate Beijing-Zhang1983 chromosome 7, ASM883128v2, whole genome shotgun sequence genome:
- the LOC116257031 gene encoding uncharacterized protein LOC116257031 isoform X1, with protein sequence MNRQIEVVYISGTSFISVVVIFDSALAFSVAPVAMFFTAGNHSSLLTPPSTLAAEPLVIVAVDAPFAVPLIRAHSLCHRQWHFIPSNLPLSSSSLPSFHLGFLTFSTSTCRLFVALTAYQRTICPRICRRFATKYLLIPFVFQRLWLWSLLPITKITTSNLKFGNSNYKNPLHTPPNEERMQRGVRTKLRRKKHNGSFTTCDNDRCQEFAAGASPENSSGALSTSPLSLILP encoded by the exons ATGAATAGACAGATCGAAGTGGTTTACATTTCGGGCACAAGTTTCATCTCTGTAGTTGTGATATTTGATTCTGCTCTGGCGTTCTCCGTTGCTCCAGTCGCCATGTTTTTCACTGCAGGCAACCACTCGTCATTGTTAACCCCACCCAGCACGTTAGCAGCGGAACCACTCGTCATTGTTGCCGTTGATGCTCCGTTCGCTGTCCCTCTGATCCGCGCTCACTCTCTTTGTCATCGTCAATGGCATTTCATCCCTtcaaatctccctctctcttcttcttctttgccttcATTTCATCTTGGGTTCCTCACATTTTCAACTTCCACTTGCAGGTTGTTCGTTGCATTGACTGCTTACCAGCGAACCATCTGCCCTCGTATTTGCCGCCGATTCGCAAC CAAATATCTTTTGATCCCCTTTGTTTTTCAACGCTTGTGGTTGTGGTCACTCCTCCCCATCACCAAAATCACCACTTCAAACCTGAAATTTGGAAACTCCAACTACAAAAATCCGCTTCACACACCACCGAACGAGGAGAGGATGCAAAGAGGGGTAAGAACTAAgcttagaagaaaaaaacacaatggCAGTTTCACCACCTGCGACAACGACCGGTGTCAGGAGTTCGCAGCCGGCGCATCGCCGGAAAACAGCTCCGGCGCACTCTCCACCtctcccctttctctcattCTGCCATAA
- the LOC116257031 gene encoding uncharacterized protein LOC116257031 isoform X2: protein MNRQIEVVYISGTSFISVVVIFDSALAFSVAPVAMFFTAGNHSSLLTPPSTLAAEPLVIVAVDAPFAVPLIRAHSLCHRQWHFIPSNLPLSSSSLPSFHLGFLTFSTSTCRLFVALTAYQRTICPRICRRFATQQISFDPLCFSTLVVVVTPPHHQNHHFKPEIWKLQLQKSASHTTERGEDAKRGKN, encoded by the exons ATGAATAGACAGATCGAAGTGGTTTACATTTCGGGCACAAGTTTCATCTCTGTAGTTGTGATATTTGATTCTGCTCTGGCGTTCTCCGTTGCTCCAGTCGCCATGTTTTTCACTGCAGGCAACCACTCGTCATTGTTAACCCCACCCAGCACGTTAGCAGCGGAACCACTCGTCATTGTTGCCGTTGATGCTCCGTTCGCTGTCCCTCTGATCCGCGCTCACTCTCTTTGTCATCGTCAATGGCATTTCATCCCTtcaaatctccctctctcttcttcttctttgccttcATTTCATCTTGGGTTCCTCACATTTTCAACTTCCACTTGCAGGTTGTTCGTTGCATTGACTGCTTACCAGCGAACCATCTGCCCTCGTATTTGCCGCCGATTCGCAACGCAa CAAATATCTTTTGATCCCCTTTGTTTTTCAACGCTTGTGGTTGTGGTCACTCCTCCCCATCACCAAAATCACCACTTCAAACCTGAAATTTGGAAACTCCAACTACAAAAATCCGCTTCACACACCACCGAACGAGGAGAGGATGCAAAGAGGGGTAAGAACTAA
- the LOC116257029 gene encoding probable membrane-associated kinase regulator 1, translated as MEIMRPVDLQLDSACSSPFTTAPSSPTRRTGVGLFYFSAPTSPSRTQSAVVPFVWEESPGKPKGSGSPVVNDFEFEFSARFAEKPAISSADELFYEGKIRPLKLPPRLLTPEGSLPASPKSPKSTLSPKSPKSTLSPKKLLRGAFSRPAMKDFDPFEAALEEARKTASRRERGTRRTRSLSPLRTNFFRRGVAQEETERLKPSSAGSSSSSSAATGSSGKRWRLKDLLFRSASEGREKKLEVKNSSFRSTDSSRSSSNRRVASRSSSQELRYSANRTVSEEFRDGTSVPYRRGFLACLGFGPGSVRGFAGQLGSAMRRSAGDYGGK; from the coding sequence ATGGAGATCATGCGCCCGGTAGACCTGCAGCTCGACAGCGCGTGCTCGTCCCCCTTCACGACGGCTCCGTCCAGCCCCACCCGCCGGACCGGGGTTGGCCTCTTCTACTTCAGCGCTCCCACGAGTCCGTCCCGAACGCAGTCGGCCGTCGTGCCGTTCGTCTGGGAGGAATCGCCCGGCAAGCCGAAGGGCTCCGGTAGCCCCGTCGTCAATGACTTCGAGTTCGAATTCAGCGCGCGGTTTGCCGAGAAACCAGCGATCTCCTCCGCTGACGAGCTCTTCTACGAGGGGAAGATCCGGCCGCTGAAGCTCCCGCCGCGACTGTTGACGCCAGAGGGATCGCTTCCTGCATCGCCGAAGTCGCCCAAATCGACGCTATCGCCGAAGTCGCCCAAATCGACGCTATCGCCGAAGAAGCTCCTGCGCGGCGCGTTTTCCCGACCGGCGATGAAGGATTTCGATCCGTTCGAGGCAGCCCTGGAGGAGGCGAGAAAGACCGCCAGCCGCAGGGAACGCGGGACCCGACGGACGCGATCGCTATCCCCTCTCCGCACCAATTTCTTCCGCAGAGGCGTCGCGCAGGAAGAGACGGAAAGGCTGAAACCCTCATCCGCTGGCTCTTCCTCGTCGTCGTCGGCGGCGACGGGGAGTTCGGGGAAGAGGTGGAGGCTGAAGGATCTGCTGTTCAGGAGCGCGTCGGAGGGGCGAGAGAAGAAGCTCGAGGTGAAGAACTCGAGCTTCCGGTCGACCGACAGCTCcagaagcagcagcaacagGAGGGTCGCCTCGCGCTCGTCGTCTCAGGAACTGCGCTACTCGGCGAACAGAACGGTTTCCGAGGAGTTCAGGGATGGAACTTCCGTGCCGTATCGGAGGGGCTTCCTCGCCTGCCTGGGCTTCGGCCCGGGCTCGGTCCGTGGGTTCGCTGGACAGCTTGGCTCCGCAATGAGACGTAGCGCCGGCGACTATGGCGGCAAATAA